In Mycolicibacterium nivoides, the DNA window CACGGCACCAGGACAGTCAGGACGGCATCGCATCCGCTCACCGCCCGTGCGATAACGGCACGGTCGTCGGTCGCTCCAGGGATCACCGTGATCTGCCCCTCAAAGTCGGCGAGCTTGGCCACGCTCTGCTCGCGGCAGACACCCACGACTTCGTATCCACGGTCCAATGCATGCTTCACCAGGTAGCGCCCGAGCTTCCCGGAAGCGCCGACGATGCACACCTTCCTCCCCGTGCCCGTCTTGCTCACTTCGTCTGACCCGATCGGTTTCACGATCCACTCCTCTACTCGCGTCGCCCACTAGCCTTACGCCGTAAGGTACAGCCTTGCAGCGTAAGGTTGTCAAGCGTCTTCTGGACCGAGACAGGAGGACCCTTCGTTGACCACCGACCCAGCCGGGACACCTGCCGCCCGCCGCAACCCGCTCAGCAAGGAGCTGGTGCTTCGCACAGCGGTCGCATTGGCTGACGAGGCCGATGGCGGTGTGCCGAGTATGCGCAGGCTCGGCGAGCGGCTCGGCGTCGAATCGATGTCGCTGTACCACCACTTCCGCAACAAGGAACTGATCCTCGACGGCATGGTCGACATCGTCTTCGACGAGATCGAACTCCCACCGGACGACGCCGACTGGCGGACGGCGATGCGACAGCGGGCAGTTTCGATGCGCGCCGCACTGATCCGTCACCCGTGGGCGATCCGCCTGATGGACTCACGGACGAACCCCGGTCCCGCTACTCTGCGCCAGCACAACGCGGCCATCGGTTGCCTCCGGTCAGGTGGCTTCTCCATTGCCGGTGCGGCACACGCATTCTCGGTTCTGGACAGCTACATCTACGGTTCCACACTGCAGGAACTCAGCCTGCCCTTCCAATCACCGGCCGAGCTCGAGGACGTGGGAGGCTCGATTCTCGAGCAAATGCCCGGCGGCGAGTTCCCGCACCTCACCGCGATGATCGTCGACCGCGCCCTGAAGCCCGGTTACGCGTATGTCGAGGAGTTCGGCATCGGACTCGACCTCATCCTCGACGGACTGGAGCGACAGCGCGAAAGCTGGCTCTAACCCACTAGGCGCAAGGTCAGGCGCTGGGAACCGCGTCCCCCGAAGTCTTTCGCAGATCGGCGAATTCGGAGATCGACGCCGAGGTGACCGACGCGACGGGCCGGGCATTGGGCGCCGATGCGTCGGACTTGGACACCATCACCACGTTGTCGATGTAGGGCTGGATCGTCGTGCTGTTCTGCACGGTCGACACGATCACCAACTGGAAACCGAACTTGCGGAACGCCGACAGTGCCTGCTGGGCGAACTGCGGATCCGACTTTGAGAACGCCTCGTCCAGCATCAGCTGGGCGAACAACGGCCGGGTGTCATTGCTGTCCGGGCTGGCCAGGTTGAAGCTCAGCGCCCCGGCCAGGCAGAACGCCATGAGCTTCTCCTGCTCACCACCCGAGTTGTCACCGGAATTGCTGTAGGTCCGGATGACCTCGCCGGTCTCGGCGTCGCGCTCTTCGCAGTACAGCACGAACCGGTTGCGCACATCCAGCGCATCGCGTGTCCACTGCCGGTCCTCGGGTGTGTTGCCGGCCAACAACTTCCGCAGCTGCAGGATGTCGGTGTACTGATCGAACATCGCGGTCTCGTCGCCGAAGCTCACCAGCGACACCCGCGAGGAGATGCGCTGGGCCTTCTCGTTGAGTTCGTCGACCGCGGCCAGATGCCGGGTACCGGCGTGCAGGGTCAGCCGGGTGCCGCGGTTGAACTCCACCGCACCCAGGCCCGTGTTGACGCGGGCGATCTGCTCGGTGATCCGCCGCGCCTCGTTGTCGGCGATCATGTGCAGGTTCAGGATCGCGCCCGGCGCCTGTTCGGTGATCAGCCGCTGCATGCGCTCGTAGGCGTCGGGCAGCTCCCGCTCGTCGATCCGACGGCACAACGCCACGTAGTCGTGCACCCGCTCGTCGAACACGTCGCTGTCGTTGGGGATCGCATCGGGGAACGAGCTGTCGTAGGCCGCCATGATGCCGGCCAACTCGTCGTGCGAACGGTTGCGGTCCGCCCGCAAGCGGTCCCGCTCGCGGCTGATGACGCGGGTCAGTTCGCTTCGGTACGGCTCGGGTTCGAGCAACTCAAGGGTCAGGGCGATGTCGGCGGCATAGCCGTCGATCGTGTCGCGGGCGTGCGACGGGAACT includes these proteins:
- a CDS encoding TetR/AcrR family transcriptional regulator, giving the protein MTTDPAGTPAARRNPLSKELVLRTAVALADEADGGVPSMRRLGERLGVESMSLYHHFRNKELILDGMVDIVFDEIELPPDDADWRTAMRQRAVSMRAALIRHPWAIRLMDSRTNPGPATLRQHNAAIGCLRSGGFSIAGAAHAFSVLDSYIYGSTLQELSLPFQSPAELEDVGGSILEQMPGGEFPHLTAMIVDRALKPGYAYVEEFGIGLDLILDGLERQRESWL